One region of Ignavibacteria bacterium genomic DNA includes:
- a CDS encoding TolC family protein, with translation MKNTLLALLVIFVFAHNTNAQGVSADSISLTSAIELTLQNHPAIKQAQSLIGTAEARIKQQSTSYQPEVEADASYTRIGPVPSFQFGGLSAKLYPENNYDAHLSGKYLVYDFGQRDAVRDLTASYKYSAQDNLEVIKTNLSYQTVQAFYSLLFLKQSLTVKDQQIADLNSHLQVTQAKVSSGTATDFDVSTTEVRVSSAMNQKTDILNEISKQEIILRSLMGLQENAPVNVSGSFNFVPETIKADSLINVAINQRGEVKLARDLQMSADKQKNVARMSDKPTVSLGAAYGFKNGYIPNLDVLRGNWTAAVIFRYPIYNGERSRYLLEEAEANLQSSLAHTSDVALGIRAEVNRAVSDINAAKQQLETVRIQVLHAQKALQKAELQYRDGVISNLDLLDAQTGLTEARLSELQIIYKNIMSRYQLQRAAGDKLWKER, from the coding sequence ATGAAAAATACACTTTTGGCATTACTTGTAATTTTTGTTTTTGCACATAATACCAATGCGCAGGGTGTTTCTGCGGATTCTATTAGTTTAACAAGTGCAATTGAGCTTACGCTGCAGAATCATCCAGCTATTAAACAGGCCCAAAGCCTTATCGGAACAGCTGAGGCAAGAATTAAACAACAGTCTACTTCCTATCAGCCTGAAGTGGAAGCTGATGCCTCTTACACCAGGATAGGCCCTGTGCCTTCATTCCAGTTTGGAGGCCTTTCTGCAAAGCTCTATCCAGAGAACAATTATGATGCGCACTTAAGCGGCAAATACCTGGTTTATGATTTCGGACAGCGTGATGCTGTGCGTGACCTGACGGCTTCGTATAAATATTCGGCTCAGGACAACCTCGAAGTCATTAAAACAAATTTATCCTATCAGACCGTACAGGCATTTTATTCTCTATTATTCCTGAAGCAGAGCCTGACCGTAAAAGACCAGCAGATAGCTGATCTGAACAGCCACCTGCAGGTAACGCAGGCAAAGGTCTCCTCCGGAACGGCAACTGATTTCGACGTTTCGACTACAGAGGTCAGGGTTTCGTCTGCCATGAATCAGAAAACAGACATCTTAAATGAAATCAGCAAACAGGAAATTATTCTTAGAAGCCTCATGGGGCTTCAGGAGAATGCTCCTGTAAACGTTTCAGGAAGTTTTAACTTTGTACCTGAAACCATTAAAGCCGATTCACTGATAAATGTTGCGATTAATCAAAGAGGCGAAGTAAAGCTTGCACGCGACCTCCAGATGAGTGCAGACAAGCAGAAAAATGTAGCCCGTATGTCGGATAAACCTACGGTAAGTTTAGGAGCTGCATACGGTTTTAAGAACGGCTATATCCCAAATCTTGATGTATTAAGGGGTAACTGGACTGCCGCGGTCATATTCAGGTATCCGATCTATAACGGCGAACGCTCGCGTTACCTGCTTGAAGAGGCAGAAGCAAACTTACAGTCGTCACTTGCCCATACGAGTGACGTTGCACTTGGCATAAGGGCCGAGGTTAACCGTGCAGTTTCAGACATCAATGCGGCAAAGCAGCAGCTTGAAACTGTAAGAATTCAGGTGCTTCACGCGCAGAAGGCTTTGCAAAAAGCAGAACTTCAGTACAGAGACGGCGTGATCAGCAACCTGGACCTTCTAGATGCGCAGACGGGTCTTACTGAGGCAAGACTCTCGGAATTGCAGATTATCTATAAAAACATCATGAGCCGCTATCAGCTCCAAAGAGCTGCAGGCGACAAACTCTGGAAAGAACGGTAA
- a CDS encoding DHA2 family efflux MFS transporter permease subunit encodes MAQNQLRHRKKGFLKLDQEHPSYKWWVLANIMVGTFMAVLDSTIVNVGLTKIMTAFGTSVDKIEWVLTAYLLVFAVMLPTSGWVADHFGYKRTYFLALFLFTFGSFLCSLSWDENALIAFRLVQGAGAGFLMPVGMAIVTREFPPEKRGIALGFWGIAAAASVSLGPMIGGYLIDNYSWHSIFDVNIPVGILGMAATYIIQREYKTEHTRSFDFLGFISMTVFLTFLLLALSNGNASWNTGGWTSSFILICFALSIIGFTVFLATDLTAKHPLIELNLLKNFNFSVTNAILFIFGMGLFGSTFLLPLFLENSLDYTALQAGLVFFPVGVLQAVMSPISGFLADKINPKIPAFIGLMLLAFSLYLNNFLSLFSEHAQIMLPLYIRGLAMGMMFTPLSTIALADIPKQKMAQASGLFNVIRQIGGSFGVAIFGTMLTRRILFHTQALGESVNRYSPTFQQVQYGVGHFVQQSVGGAGSEVANRSQALIVQHIANQAFVQAINDDFLLAAGITLLCLIPLFFLRYKKKKGEKGEHVAAME; translated from the coding sequence ATGGCTCAGAATCAGCTTAGACACAGGAAGAAAGGCTTCCTGAAGCTTGATCAGGAGCATCCTTCTTATAAATGGTGGGTACTTGCAAATATCATGGTCGGCACTTTCATGGCAGTGCTGGATTCAACGATCGTGAACGTGGGACTGACAAAGATTATGACGGCATTCGGGACCAGCGTGGACAAAATTGAATGGGTCCTGACTGCTTACCTTCTGGTTTTTGCCGTCATGCTGCCCACTTCAGGCTGGGTTGCAGATCACTTTGGATACAAGAGGACGTACTTTCTGGCTCTGTTTCTCTTTACATTCGGATCGTTTTTGTGCAGCCTCTCCTGGGATGAAAACGCGCTCATTGCCTTCCGGCTCGTCCAGGGAGCAGGTGCAGGATTTCTGATGCCGGTTGGCATGGCAATCGTAACGCGCGAATTCCCGCCGGAGAAAAGAGGCATTGCACTTGGATTCTGGGGAATTGCTGCTGCGGCTTCGGTGTCCTTAGGGCCCATGATAGGCGGATATCTGATTGACAATTACAGCTGGCATTCAATTTTTGACGTGAATATTCCCGTTGGAATTCTCGGTATGGCTGCAACTTATATAATCCAGAGAGAATACAAGACTGAACATACACGCTCTTTTGACTTTCTGGGATTTATTTCCATGACGGTGTTTCTTACATTCCTTCTGCTAGCACTCTCAAACGGGAATGCATCCTGGAATACGGGAGGCTGGACTTCCTCATTTATACTCATCTGTTTTGCCCTGTCAATTATTGGCTTTACTGTATTTCTGGCAACAGATTTAACAGCGAAGCATCCTTTGATCGAGTTAAATCTTCTTAAAAATTTTAACTTTTCGGTTACTAATGCAATATTGTTCATCTTTGGTATGGGACTTTTCGGGAGCACATTCCTGCTGCCGCTTTTCCTGGAGAATTCGCTTGACTATACGGCGCTTCAGGCAGGACTTGTTTTTTTCCCCGTCGGAGTGCTCCAGGCGGTAATGTCTCCTATTTCCGGATTTCTTGCCGATAAAATTAATCCAAAGATCCCGGCGTTCATTGGACTCATGCTTTTGGCCTTCAGTCTTTATCTTAACAATTTTCTTTCCCTTTTTTCTGAACATGCACAGATAATGCTGCCCCTCTATATAAGAGGTCTTGCAATGGGAATGATGTTTACTCCATTAAGCACTATTGCGCTGGCAGATATACCAAAGCAAAAAATGGCTCAGGCATCGGGATTGTTTAATGTTATAAGACAGATTGGAGGAAGTTTCGGAGTAGCCATTTTTGGAACAATGCTCACACGCAGGATACTGTTCCATACACAGGCACTTGGAGAATCTGTAAACCGCTATTCCCCAACTTTTCAGCAGGTACAATATGGCGTGGGACATTTTGTACAACAGTCCGTTGGCGGGGCAGGCAGTGAAGTTGCAAACAGATCGCAGGCGCTCATCGTACAGCACATTGCAAATCAGGCATTTGTTCAGGCAATAAATGATGACTTTCTTCTGGCTGCAGGAATAACACTTCTTTGCCTCATTCCCCTGTTCTTTCTTAGATATAAAAAGAAAAAAGGCGAAAAGGGCGAACACGTTGCGGCAATGGAATAA
- a CDS encoding HlyD family secretion protein — protein MQQVKVNRHRQNIQDDGEETVESTPVYKKKRVLIPLFIFLVLIAAGVYWYMGQQGYISTDDAYIDGNRATLSSKMLGRIDSLAADEGDTVKADEKLVILDASDLRAQENSAAATINNAEESITLSKVNLERAKDDFQRAKSQFQSSIIPKEQYDHAARALEAAQAEYNIAVSRVGTAKAQLGIIKTNLQNGVIVSPMNGVISKRWVLAGDVVQPGQPIYTIYDTKNIWITAQLEETKVSSIKPGDYVEIDVDAYPDQKFNGKVFQIGANTASQFSLIPPNNASGNFTKVTQRVPVKISIDGRTKDSRNPVGKLSLLPGMSVEVRIKEGGVK, from the coding sequence ATGCAACAAGTAAAAGTAAATAGACACAGACAAAACATACAGGACGACGGCGAAGAGACTGTAGAGTCAACGCCGGTTTATAAAAAGAAAAGAGTACTGATCCCCCTGTTCATTTTCCTTGTCCTTATCGCAGCAGGCGTTTACTGGTACATGGGACAGCAGGGTTATATATCAACAGACGACGCCTATATTGACGGCAACAGGGCAACCTTAAGTTCAAAGATGCTGGGAAGAATAGATTCGCTTGCAGCAGATGAAGGCGATACTGTTAAGGCCGATGAAAAGCTGGTTATACTGGATGCATCAGATCTCAGGGCACAGGAAAACTCAGCCGCTGCAACAATTAACAATGCCGAGGAAAGCATTACGCTTTCAAAAGTCAATCTTGAAAGGGCAAAGGACGATTTCCAGAGAGCCAAATCGCAATTCCAGAGCAGCATTATACCGAAAGAGCAGTATGATCACGCTGCAAGAGCCCTTGAGGCAGCACAGGCAGAATATAATATTGCAGTCTCCAGGGTTGGAACTGCCAAGGCACAGCTTGGTATAATTAAGACCAACCTGCAGAACGGAGTAATTGTATCCCCTATGAATGGCGTAATATCCAAAAGATGGGTACTGGCCGGAGACGTGGTACAACCCGGGCAGCCGATTTATACAATATATGACACGAAGAATATCTGGATTACGGCTCAGCTTGAAGAGACAAAGGTTTCAAGCATAAAGCCGGGCGATTATGTGGAAATTGACGTTGATGCCTATCCCGATCAGAAGTTTAATGGCAAGGTATTTCAGATTGGCGCTAACACTGCAAGCCAGTTTTCGCTAATCCCGCCTAATAACGCCTCCGGTAACTTTACAAAAGTAACACAGAGAGTTCCTGTCAAGATTTCAATTGACGGAAGGACAAAGGATTCCAGGAACCCTGTGGGAAAACTCTCTCTTCTTCCGGGAATGAGCGTTGAGGTAAGAATAAAGGAAGGCGGTGTGAAATAA
- a CDS encoding TetR/AcrR family transcriptional regulator, translated as MNETLTKEKEQQILKAARQTFARYGFSKTTMEDIAEGVEMGKASLYYYFPTKESLFKAAMAEEKDEFVRKVEKILEKQNSAVGKLHTYVEERLKFFQELVNLGTLTVHSFLEKKSIFRNLFDEFGDQELRIMRYIIDEGRSSGEFKKDMDERVPEILLHVLHGLRLRMVRTIAGANTMDNKTYRELRDEMLLTIDIFISGIRP; from the coding sequence ATGAATGAAACTTTAACAAAAGAAAAAGAACAGCAGATCCTGAAGGCGGCAAGGCAGACCTTTGCGCGCTACGGATTTTCCAAGACCACCATGGAAGACATAGCCGAAGGCGTGGAGATGGGAAAAGCCTCGCTTTATTATTACTTCCCCACTAAAGAAAGTCTTTTTAAGGCCGCAATGGCTGAAGAGAAAGATGAATTTGTAAGAAAAGTTGAGAAAATACTTGAAAAACAGAATTCGGCAGTCGGTAAACTCCACACCTATGTGGAAGAGAGGCTTAAATTCTTCCAGGAACTGGTAAACTTAGGAACACTGACCGTTCATTCGTTCCTTGAGAAAAAGTCCATTTTCAGAAATCTTTTTGATGAATTCGGTGACCAGGAGCTCAGGATTATGCGGTATATCATTGATGAAGGGAGATCGTCGGGTGAATTCAAAAAAGATATGGATGAACGCGTTCCGGAAATTCTGCTTCACGTCCTCCACGGACTGAGGCTCAGAATGGTACGCACTATTGCAGGGGCAAATACTATGGACAATAAGACGTACCGTGAACTCAGGGATGAAATGCTACTGACAATTGACATTTTTATATCAGGGATCAGGCCATAA